TCATGGACCTGTAGAGGGAATGGATGAATTGTATCAACATTCTCCATTAACAATGGGTTGGTGTATCGATTGTCATAAACAAACTAAAGTGGATTTAAAAGGTAATGATTATTACAAAAAAATTCATGAAGATTTGGCAAAGAAATTCAATGTAGATCAAGTTACTATTTCACAATTAGGTGGTAAAGAATGTGGTAAGTGTCACTACTAGTTTTAAAAAATTAAAAATTAAAAGTTTAAAAAATTGGTTTACAATTTTTTAAATCTTTCAATCATTAAATAAAAAGTATAAATGGCTTCAGACAAAAAATACTGGCAAAGTGTTGAGGAACTTAAAGGTAGTTCTATTGTTGAAACGTTAAGTAAAAACGAATTTGTAGAAGAAATTCCTGCGGATGAGTTTTTAGGTGATAAAGAAACGTTAGAAAACTCTTCTACTTCTCGTAGGGACTTTTTAAAATATGTTGGTTTTACTACTGCAGCTGCTTCTTTAGCAGCTTGTGAGGGGCCAGTAAGAAAGTCTATTCCTTATGTTGTAAAACCAGATGATGTTACTCTTGGAGTTGCAGATTGGTACGCAACATCAATGGCAGATGGTTACGATTTTGCAAATGTGTTAGTTAAAACACGTGAAGGTCGTCCGATTCAAATAATGCCAAATAAAGAAGCAAACGGAACAACAAGCGCAAGAGTACAAGCTGCTGTTTTATCTTTATATGATGAAAAATTACGTTTAAAAGAACCTACTAAAAATGGAAAAACAATTTCTTGGGCAAATGCTGATAAAGAAATTGGAACTAAATTAAACGAACTAAAAGAAGCAAATAAATCGGTAGTTTTATTAACTGGTTCGATGGCAAGTCCATCTACAGATAAAATAATTGAAGGATTTATTGCTGCTAATCCAAATGCAAAACACGTTGTTTACGATGCCGTTTCAGAATCTGGAGCAGCAGATGCTTTTATGGCAATGTACGGTAAACGTGCATTACCAAATTATCATTTAGATAAAGCAAAAACAATTGTTTCTTTTGGTGCGGATTTCCTTGGAGATTTTCATGGTGGATTTGAAAAAAGTTATGTTGCTGGTAGAAAATCAGATACAGGACACATGTCTTATCATGTACAGATTGAAAGTAACATGTCTTTAACTGGTGCAAACTCTGATAAAAGAGTGGTTGTAAAACCATCTGATCAAGTATTTGCATTGTTAAACTTATATAACGCTATAACTGGTGCTAACGTTTCTTCTAAATCTACTCCTGTAGATGCAGTTATAGAAGATTTAGCTACTCAATTAAAGAAAGATGGTTCTAAGGGTGTTGTACTAACAGGGCTAAATGATAAAAATGCGCAACTAATTGCATTAGCAATTAACAAAGCATTAAATAGTGAAATTATAGATGTAAACAACACATTAAATATCCGTCAAGGAAATGATGCTGAAGTTGCTCAATTAGTTTCTGATATGAAAGCTGGTAAAGTTGCAGGATTAATTTCTTACAATGTAGATCCAATTTATTCATTATCAAATTCATCAGATTTTTCTGAAGGATTAAAAAAATTAGAATTATCGGTAGCATTATCAACAGAAAATAATGAGACAGTAAATGCTTCTAATTTTGTATTACCAACGCCACACTTTTTAGAATCTTGGGGAGATGCTCAGTTCGATTCTGTTACTTATGGTTTAATGCAACCAACAATTCAGCCATTATTTAATACGCGTCAAGTTCAAGATTCGTTATTAACTTGGTCTGGAGATACTACAAAATATTACGATTATTTAAAATCTTTTGCTACTGCAAATGTTTTAGGACTTAGTTCTTGGAACAAAGCTTTACATAATGGTTTCTTTACAAAAGAAGTTGTTCTTTCTGAAGCTACTTTAAGCGAATTTTCTGTATCAGATGCAGCTGCTAAACTTTCTAGTTCAGCTAAAAAAGCTTCAGGTTTTGAATTAAACTTATATACCAAAACTGGTTTAGGAGATGGTAAACAAGCAAACAATCCTTGGTTACAAGAATTTCCTGATCCAATTACAAGAGCTTCTTGGGATAATTACTTAATGATGTCTATGGCTGATGCCAGAGAATTAGGTTTTACAAATCCTATAAAAGATAACGGTGCTATTGATGGTGATTATGCCAAAGTATCTGTAAACGGAAAAGAAGTTGTTGTTCCAGTAATGATACAACCAGGTCAAGCAATTGGTTCTGTAGGTTTAGCATTAGGTTATGGAAAAACATTTGGTTTAAATAAAGAAATGCAAGTTGGTGTAAATGCGTATTCATTATACACTAACGGAAACAATATTCAGTACGGAGTTACAATAGAAAAAGTATCAGGAACGCATCAATTTGCTTGTACACAAGTGCAAAAAACAATTGCTGGTCGTCATGATATTTTAAAAGTTGCTTCTTTAAAAGATGTTACAAGTAGTGCCGATCCAAAACATTCTTGGAACAAGCCAGCATTTGTATCTTATGATCATAAAGAAGTTGAAGCAAAAACAATTGATTTATGGGATGAGCATAACAGAGAGATTGGTCATCACTTTAACTTATCAATAGATTTAACGTCTTGTACAGGTTGTGGTGCTTGTGTTGTTGCATGTCATGCAGAAAACAATGTACCTGTTGTAGGTAAAAAAGAAGTTAGAGTTGGTAGAGATATGCACTGGTTGCGTATTGATAGATATTACTCTTCTGAAATTGCAACTCGTGAAGAAGCGAAAGCACAAGGATTAAGTGGGGGAGATTTATACAAAGCGATAGAAACTGAAGCAGAAA
The window above is part of the Polaribacter sp. SA4-12 genome. Proteins encoded here:
- a CDS encoding TAT-variant-translocated molybdopterin oxidoreductase, with the translated sequence MASDKKYWQSVEELKGSSIVETLSKNEFVEEIPADEFLGDKETLENSSTSRRDFLKYVGFTTAAASLAACEGPVRKSIPYVVKPDDVTLGVADWYATSMADGYDFANVLVKTREGRPIQIMPNKEANGTTSARVQAAVLSLYDEKLRLKEPTKNGKTISWANADKEIGTKLNELKEANKSVVLLTGSMASPSTDKIIEGFIAANPNAKHVVYDAVSESGAADAFMAMYGKRALPNYHLDKAKTIVSFGADFLGDFHGGFEKSYVAGRKSDTGHMSYHVQIESNMSLTGANSDKRVVVKPSDQVFALLNLYNAITGANVSSKSTPVDAVIEDLATQLKKDGSKGVVLTGLNDKNAQLIALAINKALNSEIIDVNNTLNIRQGNDAEVAQLVSDMKAGKVAGLISYNVDPIYSLSNSSDFSEGLKKLELSVALSTENNETVNASNFVLPTPHFLESWGDAQFDSVTYGLMQPTIQPLFNTRQVQDSLLTWSGDTTKYYDYLKSFATANVLGLSSWNKALHNGFFTKEVVLSEATLSEFSVSDAAAKLSSSAKKASGFELNLYTKTGLGDGKQANNPWLQEFPDPITRASWDNYLMMSMADARELGFTNPIKDNGAIDGDYAKVSVNGKEVVVPVMIQPGQAIGSVGLALGYGKTFGLNKEMQVGVNAYSLYTNGNNIQYGVTIEKVSGTHQFACTQVQKTIAGRHDILKVASLKDVTSSADPKHSWNKPAFVSYDHKEVEAKTIDLWDEHNREIGHHFNLSIDLTSCTGCGACVVACHAENNVPVVGKKEVRVGRDMHWLRIDRYYSSEIATREEAKAQGLSGGDLYKAIETEAENPEVTFQPMMCQHCNHAPCETVCPVAATSHGRQGQNQMAYNRCVGTRYCANNCPYRVRRFNWFNYSNNNEFDFNMNNEYGKMVLNPDVVVRSRGVMEKCSMCIQMTQATILKAKKEGRAVNTDEFETACSSACTTGAMVFGDINNEEDKVAALVEDKKTFGVLDYLQTKPNVIYQVKVKNTNEA